A window of the Haloarcula litorea genome harbors these coding sequences:
- a CDS encoding asparagine synthase C-terminal domain-containing protein — protein sequence MQGAAPATVREALDAGDPLPGTRGFAGELDGRLVRDVLGREPLFVDRDGTAPIADGRWSHDPTELTDPDPVPAGHAVDGEASDRLWSLPDPDPFTDRERAVARVRDAVETSVDEVDADGLAVAFSGGVDSAILAARLDAPLYVAGFPDSHDVEAARSAADLLGRELRVVELTHDAIERAVPEIVAATGRTDAMAVQIALPLYLTAERVAADGFGRLALGQGADELFGGYAKVANAPEDPRVDADTVRGARREVVATLPDQLPRDVLALRAAGVEPVTPLLHDRVVAAALRLPGELLVEGDRRKVALREAATDVLPDAVAERDKKAAQYGSLAARELDRLARQAGYKRRMDDHVTKYVESLV from the coding sequence ATGCAGGGCGCAGCCCCCGCCACCGTCCGCGAGGCCCTCGACGCGGGCGACCCGCTCCCCGGGACGCGGGGGTTCGCCGGCGAACTGGACGGCAGGCTGGTCAGGGACGTGCTGGGCCGCGAACCGCTGTTCGTCGACCGGGACGGCACGGCCCCGATAGCCGACGGCCGCTGGAGCCACGACCCGACCGAGCTGACCGATCCCGACCCGGTCCCGGCCGGACACGCCGTCGACGGCGAGGCGTCGGACCGTCTCTGGTCGCTGCCCGATCCGGACCCGTTCACCGACCGCGAGCGCGCCGTCGCGCGGGTCCGAGACGCCGTCGAGACCAGCGTCGACGAGGTCGACGCCGACGGGCTGGCGGTCGCGTTCTCCGGCGGCGTCGACTCCGCGATCCTGGCCGCCCGGCTCGACGCGCCGCTGTACGTCGCGGGCTTCCCGGACAGCCACGACGTCGAGGCGGCCCGCTCGGCCGCCGACCTGCTCGGACGCGAACTCCGAGTGGTCGAGCTGACCCACGACGCCATCGAGCGGGCGGTCCCGGAGATCGTCGCCGCCACCGGCCGGACGGACGCGATGGCCGTCCAGATCGCGCTCCCGCTGTACCTGACCGCCGAGCGCGTCGCGGCCGACGGCTTCGGCCGGCTGGCACTCGGGCAGGGGGCCGACGAGCTGTTCGGCGGCTACGCGAAGGTCGCGAACGCGCCCGAGGACCCGCGCGTCGACGCCGACACCGTCCGGGGTGCGCGCCGGGAGGTGGTCGCGACGCTCCCCGACCAGCTCCCGCGAGACGTCCTGGCGCTCCGCGCTGCCGGCGTCGAGCCGGTGACGCCGCTGCTGCACGACCGGGTCGTCGCGGCCGCCCTCCGGCTCCCGGGGGAGCTGCTGGTCGAGGGCGACCGGCGGAAGGTGGCGCTCCGGGAGGCGGCCACCGACGTCCTCCCCGACGCCGTCGCCGAGCGCGACAAGAAGGCCGCGCAGTACGGCTCGCTGGCCGCCCGCGAACTCGACCGGCTCGCCCGGCAGGCCGGCTACAAGCGCCGGATGGACGACCACGTCACGAAGTACGTCGAGTCGCTGGTCTGA
- a CDS encoding DUF7521 family protein, protein MSPHIPSSQIGIVAAKTLILVIGGLITYYSYGAYTRTGSPEHKWLTYGFGVVTLGAVLGGVLDIVVGNVFGVDLIYTSVFVSSSMTAVGLGIILYSLYVR, encoded by the coding sequence ATGAGTCCACACATCCCCAGTTCACAGATCGGTATCGTCGCCGCGAAGACGCTCATCCTCGTCATCGGCGGCCTCATCACGTACTACTCCTACGGGGCCTACACCCGGACCGGCAGTCCCGAGCACAAGTGGCTCACGTACGGGTTCGGGGTGGTCACGTTAGGTGCGGTCCTCGGCGGTGTCTTGGACATCGTCGTCGGCAACGTCTTCGGCGTCGACCTCATCTACACCAGCGTCTTCGTCTCCAGCAGTATGACCGCCGTCGGACTGGGGATCATCCTCTACTCGCTGTACGTGCGGTGA
- a CDS encoding winged helix-turn-helix domain-containing protein, with product MVRDPFADDETPELTTVLDALDDEDCREIVRALDEPMTASEISDASGVPLSTTYRKLELLTESSLLQEGVEVRADGQHASRYAIDFEEVVILLDEDREFEVDIAHRARSPDERLENLWSEVRKET from the coding sequence ATGGTCCGGGACCCGTTCGCCGACGACGAGACTCCGGAGCTGACGACGGTCCTCGACGCGCTCGACGACGAGGACTGCCGGGAGATCGTCAGAGCGCTCGACGAGCCGATGACAGCAAGCGAGATATCGGACGCGAGCGGCGTCCCGCTGTCGACCACCTACCGGAAGCTGGAACTGCTCACCGAGTCGTCACTGCTCCAAGAGGGCGTCGAGGTGCGAGCCGACGGGCAACACGCGAGCCGGTACGCGATCGACTTCGAGGAGGTGGTCATCCTGCTCGACGAGGACCGCGAGTTCGAGGTCGACATCGCACACCGCGCCCGGTCGCCGGACGAGCGGTTGGAGAACCTCTGGTCGGAGGTGCGAAAAGAGACATGA
- a CDS encoding PHP domain-containing protein, producing the protein MLSVELHAHSSLSHDGRDPVELLLEQASAVGLDALAVTDHDELDASLEAADLAPEYGLIGIPGMEVSSAAGHVIGLGIQEVVPAGLSFRETLDRIRDQGGIAVVPHPFQESRHGVLAEISKDTLSEADAIEVYNSRLLTGRSNRQAERFARRRRLPMTAGSDAHIAEMVGQAVTEVDADERSVDGILDAVADGRTTVVGKRTPWRISFRQAAGGAKRRVVSRIGDIWD; encoded by the coding sequence GTGCTTTCGGTCGAGCTCCACGCGCACTCGTCGCTGTCCCACGACGGGCGCGATCCCGTCGAACTCCTGCTGGAGCAGGCCAGCGCGGTCGGGCTGGACGCGCTGGCGGTCACCGACCACGACGAGCTCGACGCCAGTCTCGAGGCCGCCGACCTCGCGCCAGAGTACGGTCTGATCGGCATCCCGGGGATGGAGGTCTCCAGCGCGGCGGGCCACGTCATCGGGCTGGGCATCCAGGAGGTGGTCCCCGCGGGGCTGTCGTTCCGCGAGACGCTCGACCGGATCCGCGACCAGGGCGGGATCGCCGTCGTCCCGCACCCGTTCCAGGAGTCCCGCCACGGCGTCCTCGCGGAGATCTCGAAGGACACGCTCTCGGAGGCCGACGCCATCGAGGTGTACAACTCCCGGCTGCTGACCGGTCGGTCGAACCGGCAGGCCGAGCGGTTCGCGCGGCGGCGCAGGCTCCCGATGACCGCCGGCAGCGACGCCCACATCGCCGAGATGGTCGGCCAGGCGGTCACGGAGGTCGACGCCGACGAGCGCTCGGTCGACGGCATCCTCGACGCGGTCGCCGACGGCCGCACCACCGTCGTCGGCAAGCGGACGCCCTGGCGCATCAGCTTCCGACAGGCCGCCGGCGGGGCCAAGCGCCGGGTCGTCAGCCGCATCGGCGACATCTGGGACTGA
- a CDS encoding DUF7550 family protein: MADDHHDEDRPDYDPENVDLPEREPPLRETAPQSDFTTGQVGQGAAVALVGLLLTFGVALLLV, translated from the coding sequence ATGGCAGACGACCACCACGACGAGGACCGTCCGGACTACGACCCCGAGAACGTCGACCTGCCCGAGCGCGAACCGCCGCTGCGGGAGACCGCGCCACAGAGCGACTTCACGACGGGACAGGTCGGTCAGGGTGCCGCCGTCGCGCTCGTCGGCCTCCTGCTGACGTTCGGCGTCGCGCTGCTCCTGGTCTGA
- the purL gene encoding phosphoribosylformylglycinamidine synthase subunit PurL yields the protein MSLSDADHDLVVDELGREPTRAEAALFENLWSEHCAYRSSRPLLSAFDSEGEQVVIGPGDDAAVVSLPSHGDGEETYITMGVESHNHPSYVDPFDGAATGVGGIVRDTLSMGAYPIALADSLYFGDFDREHSQYLFEGVVEGISHYGNCIGVPTVAGSVAFHEDYEGNPLVNVSCIGLLEPERTLTAEAQEPGNKLVLVGNSTGRDGMGGASFASEDLDEDAETEDRPAVQVGDPYTEKLLIECNEALLDEELVESARDLGAAGLGGASSELVAKGGLGAEIELERVHQREPGMNGTEILLSESQERMVYEVTPENVDRVAELADRYDLGCSVIGELTAAGTNYVCTFEGETVVDVGAEFLGEGAPMNDLPAESPVEAERDLPDVALDEAFEAVVGSPNCASKRWVYRQYDHEVQVRTSVLPGDDAALLAVREAETGLAFSAGADPNWTDAAPYEGARAVALENATNVAAKGATPHAAVDCLNGGNPEKPDVYGGFEGIVDGLAEMCSDLDVPVVGGNVSLYNDSQTGPIPPTPTLALVGVKDGYDAPPMALSGEGTLVVVGDAALAGETDPRLGGSEYLAQFGGADRFPALPSAPAALIETIAEVADADHVLASHDVSHGGLAVALAEMVHEDAGAEVAVETGDGADQHALFDERPGRVVFETTDPDAVRAAFDGVAPVTELGAADGSATLDLTVGGERLRYDAAAVADLRSVIEDELA from the coding sequence ATGAGTCTCTCCGACGCGGACCACGACCTCGTGGTCGACGAGCTCGGCCGGGAGCCGACGCGGGCCGAGGCCGCGCTGTTCGAGAACCTCTGGAGCGAACACTGCGCCTACCGCTCCTCGCGCCCGCTGCTCTCGGCGTTCGACTCCGAGGGCGAGCAGGTCGTCATCGGCCCGGGGGACGACGCCGCCGTCGTCTCGCTGCCGAGCCACGGCGACGGCGAGGAGACGTACATCACGATGGGCGTCGAGTCCCACAACCACCCCTCCTACGTCGACCCCTTCGACGGGGCGGCCACCGGGGTCGGCGGCATCGTCCGGGACACGCTGTCGATGGGCGCGTACCCCATCGCACTGGCCGACTCCCTCTACTTCGGCGACTTCGACCGCGAACACTCCCAGTACCTCTTCGAGGGCGTCGTCGAGGGGATCTCCCACTACGGCAACTGCATCGGGGTCCCGACCGTCGCCGGGTCGGTCGCCTTCCACGAGGACTACGAGGGCAACCCCCTCGTGAACGTCTCCTGTATCGGCCTGCTGGAGCCCGAGCGGACCCTCACCGCGGAGGCACAGGAGCCGGGCAACAAGCTCGTCCTCGTCGGCAACTCCACTGGGCGGGACGGGATGGGCGGGGCCTCCTTCGCCAGCGAGGACCTCGACGAGGACGCCGAGACGGAGGACCGCCCGGCCGTCCAGGTCGGGGACCCCTACACGGAGAAGCTCCTCATCGAGTGCAACGAGGCGCTGCTCGACGAGGAGCTGGTCGAGTCGGCCCGCGACCTCGGCGCGGCGGGGCTGGGCGGCGCGTCCTCCGAACTCGTCGCGAAGGGCGGCCTCGGAGCCGAGATCGAACTCGAACGCGTCCACCAGCGCGAGCCCGGGATGAACGGGACCGAGATCCTCCTCTCGGAGAGCCAGGAGCGGATGGTGTACGAGGTGACACCGGAGAACGTCGACCGCGTCGCCGAGCTCGCCGACCGCTACGACCTCGGGTGTTCTGTCATCGGCGAACTCACCGCGGCCGGCACCAACTACGTCTGCACCTTCGAGGGCGAGACCGTCGTCGACGTCGGGGCGGAGTTCCTCGGCGAGGGCGCGCCGATGAACGACCTCCCGGCGGAGTCCCCCGTCGAGGCCGAGCGGGACCTGCCCGACGTCGCTCTCGACGAGGCCTTCGAGGCCGTCGTCGGCAGCCCCAACTGCGCCTCCAAGCGGTGGGTCTACCGCCAGTACGACCACGAGGTGCAGGTCCGGACGAGCGTCCTGCCGGGCGACGACGCCGCCCTGCTGGCCGTCCGCGAGGCCGAGACCGGGCTCGCGTTCTCCGCGGGCGCGGACCCGAACTGGACCGACGCCGCGCCCTACGAGGGTGCCCGCGCCGTCGCGCTGGAGAACGCCACCAACGTCGCAGCGAAGGGCGCGACGCCCCACGCCGCCGTCGACTGCCTGAACGGCGGCAACCCCGAGAAGCCCGACGTCTACGGCGGCTTCGAGGGCATCGTCGACGGGCTGGCCGAGATGTGCAGCGACCTCGACGTGCCGGTCGTCGGCGGGAACGTCTCGCTGTACAACGACTCACAGACAGGCCCGATCCCGCCGACGCCGACGCTCGCGCTCGTCGGCGTCAAGGACGGCTACGACGCGCCCCCGATGGCTCTCTCGGGCGAGGGCACGCTGGTCGTCGTCGGCGACGCGGCGCTCGCGGGCGAGACCGACCCGCGACTCGGTGGCTCGGAGTACCTCGCGCAGTTCGGTGGCGCCGACCGCTTCCCCGCGCTCCCGTCGGCCCCCGCGGCGCTGATCGAGACGATCGCCGAGGTGGCCGACGCCGATCACGTGCTGGCCAGCCACGACGTGAGCCACGGCGGCCTGGCGGTGGCGCTGGCCGAGATGGTCCACGAGGACGCGGGTGCCGAGGTGGCCGTCGAGACGGGAGACGGTGCCGACCAGCACGCCCTGTTCGACGAACGACCGGGCCGCGTCGTCTTCGAGACCACCGATCCCGACGCGGTGCGGGCGGCCTTCGACGGCGTCGCGCCCGTGACGGAACTGGGCGCGGCCGACGGGTCGGCGACGCTTGACCTGACGGTCGGCGGGGAACGGCTCCGCTACGACGCGGCGGCGGTCGCCGACCTCCGCTCGGTCATCGAGGACGAACTCGCCTGA
- a CDS encoding multicopper oxidase domain-containing protein, translated as MTKQIGAPGSGMSRREFVKASSAGGVAALAGCAAPGDPEQSVDAGTETAASQSGGLPTTSPPEIVNVDEQGGQVTLSSVPARHLAHPTDTMGGPVELPQVWAFKADDGDPSVPGPILRTTEGEDMEVTLDNTDGMRPHTVHFHAVSKNWEDDGVPTTTGIRVDPGEKHTYEIPANEPGTHLYHCHYQTPRHLDMGMYGIFRVDPKGYEPADKEYFMTLKEWDSRLNRQMAGMDASYSPRNRQPDTFTVNGKSAPRTLHPEDGSPIIVEQGDTVRLHLLNGGYMDHPMHIHNHRFEVRSKDGGVIPEVARHRQDVCSIPPAGRRTLEFEADADPGIYLMHCHKVNHVMNGSSYPGGMLTGVVYKEAMDTDIFGTLMDYAGYDG; from the coding sequence ATGACGAAGCAGATCGGTGCTCCCGGTTCCGGAATGTCGCGTCGCGAGTTCGTGAAGGCGTCCAGCGCGGGCGGCGTCGCCGCCCTCGCGGGCTGTGCCGCGCCGGGTGACCCCGAGCAGAGCGTCGACGCCGGTACGGAGACGGCCGCCAGTCAGAGCGGTGGCCTGCCCACCACCTCCCCGCCCGAGATCGTCAACGTCGACGAGCAGGGCGGCCAGGTGACGCTGTCGTCGGTCCCCGCGCGCCACCTCGCCCACCCGACGGACACGATGGGCGGTCCCGTCGAACTCCCGCAGGTCTGGGCGTTCAAGGCCGACGACGGCGACCCCAGCGTCCCCGGTCCGATCCTCCGGACGACCGAGGGGGAAGACATGGAGGTGACGCTCGACAACACGGACGGGATGCGCCCGCACACGGTCCACTTCCACGCCGTCTCGAAGAACTGGGAGGACGACGGCGTCCCGACGACGACGGGCATCCGCGTCGATCCCGGGGAGAAACACACCTACGAGATCCCCGCCAACGAGCCCGGCACGCACCTCTACCACTGCCACTACCAGACCCCGCGGCACCTCGACATGGGGATGTACGGCATCTTCCGGGTCGATCCGAAGGGGTACGAGCCGGCCGACAAGGAGTACTTCATGACGCTGAAGGAGTGGGACTCCCGGCTCAACCGTCAGATGGCGGGGATGGACGCCAGCTACAGCCCCCGGAACCGCCAGCCCGACACCTTCACGGTCAACGGGAAGTCCGCGCCCCGGACCCTCCACCCCGAGGACGGCTCCCCCATCATCGTCGAGCAGGGCGACACCGTCCGCCTGCACCTGCTCAACGGCGGCTACATGGACCACCCGATGCACATCCACAACCACCGCTTCGAGGTCCGCTCGAAGGACGGCGGCGTGATTCCGGAGGTCGCCCGCCACCGGCAGGACGTCTGCTCGATCCCGCCGGCCGGCCGCCGCACCCTGGAGTTCGAGGCCGACGCCGACCCCGGGATCTACCTGATGCACTGTCACAAGGTCAACCACGTGATGAACGGGTCCAGCTACCCCGGCGGGATGCTGACCGGCGTCGTCTACAAGGAGGCGATGGACACGGACATCTTCGGCACGCTGATGGACTACGCGGGGTACGACGGCTGA
- a CDS encoding PQQ-binding-like beta-propeller repeat protein, with amino-acid sequence MTEYTRRSLLATLGAVGTASIGGCLTQLTGGPRHERVAWRRSPEGTIGSLAVVDGALVALTTWRTLAFDPGTGDERWRVLLDDPGDTVCYDAGLAGATGPDGRPLAVVAGCDGTRAFEHLEGTQVWGRPDASSLAPIAATDDAVYLSEGGVTAVDAADGSVRWRALEGDVSTAGATSDAVYVGRADGTLHALSAADGSERWSTDVGPGRVERPTAVDGTVYVPTGRPDDDSGDLFALSAADGSEQWRVDTGQALSDSRPVLAGDTVLVGTASGSLHAHRRDTGERRWRFDAEDWLVTQPAVGPDGATAYVGSNDGNAYAVSMADGSEQWTVPVGYSSVAPVVRGDRVFVGSHDGLFALRRGELE; translated from the coding sequence ATGACGGAGTACACGCGCCGGTCGCTGCTGGCGACGCTGGGAGCGGTCGGGACGGCCAGTATCGGGGGCTGTCTCACGCAGCTGACGGGCGGGCCGCGACACGAGCGGGTCGCGTGGCGGCGGAGCCCCGAGGGGACGATCGGTAGCCTCGCCGTCGTCGACGGCGCGCTCGTGGCGCTGACGACGTGGCGCACGCTGGCGTTCGATCCGGGGACCGGCGACGAGCGGTGGCGCGTCCTGCTCGACGACCCCGGCGACACCGTCTGTTACGACGCGGGACTGGCAGGCGCGACCGGTCCCGACGGGCGACCGCTGGCCGTCGTCGCGGGCTGTGACGGCACCCGCGCGTTCGAGCACCTGGAGGGCACGCAGGTCTGGGGGCGACCCGACGCGTCCTCGCTGGCCCCCATCGCGGCCACCGACGACGCCGTCTACCTGAGCGAAGGTGGGGTGACGGCCGTCGACGCCGCCGACGGCAGCGTACGATGGCGCGCGCTCGAGGGCGACGTCTCGACCGCGGGCGCGACGAGCGACGCCGTCTACGTCGGACGCGCGGACGGCACCCTCCACGCGCTCTCGGCCGCCGACGGCAGCGAGCGGTGGTCGACAGACGTCGGTCCCGGTCGCGTCGAACGGCCGACGGCCGTCGACGGCACCGTCTACGTCCCGACCGGGCGGCCGGACGACGACAGCGGCGACCTGTTCGCGCTCTCGGCCGCCGACGGCAGCGAGCAGTGGCGCGTCGACACCGGACAGGCGCTCTCGGACAGCCGCCCGGTCCTCGCCGGCGACACCGTGCTCGTGGGCACCGCGAGCGGGTCGCTGCACGCCCACCGCCGGGACACCGGCGAGCGGCGCTGGCGGTTCGACGCCGAGGACTGGCTGGTGACACAGCCGGCGGTCGGGCCGGACGGCGCGACGGCCTACGTCGGGAGCAACGACGGGAACGCCTACGCGGTCTCGATGGCCGACGGCAGCGAACAGTGGACGGTCCCGGTCGGGTACAGCTCCGTCGCGCCGGTCGTCCGCGGCGACCGCGTCTTCGTCGGGAGCCACGACGGCCTGTTCGCGCTCCGGCGCGGCGAGCTGGAGTGA
- a CDS encoding DUF2306 domain-containing protein translates to MSPLEAPLLDLHVLAGFVALLAGLVAFGTEKGGPRHRRAGRTFVYAMAVVSATAVALFALDPTGLRRFLALVAVFSFYFAFSGARTLSRKRPDDDPTTTDWVAVGLFGLASAGLLVQAGLWFLRGTDFAVVMLVFGGLGTVFALGDVRRFRSEREPGAWLGDHVVRMGAGYIATVSAVSAVNFLFLPAALRWLWPTLLGTPLLVVLQRRYERRFGLG, encoded by the coding sequence ATGTCGCCCCTCGAAGCCCCCCTACTCGACCTCCACGTCCTGGCCGGTTTCGTCGCGCTGCTGGCCGGACTCGTCGCGTTCGGCACCGAGAAGGGCGGGCCGCGTCACCGCCGGGCCGGGCGGACCTTCGTCTACGCGATGGCCGTCGTCTCGGCGACGGCGGTGGCGCTGTTCGCGCTCGACCCGACCGGACTCCGGCGATTCCTCGCGCTCGTCGCGGTGTTCAGCTTCTACTTCGCCTTCTCGGGTGCCCGGACGCTCTCCCGCAAGCGTCCCGACGACGACCCGACGACGACCGACTGGGTCGCCGTGGGGCTGTTCGGCCTGGCGAGTGCCGGGCTCCTGGTCCAGGCGGGCCTGTGGTTCCTCCGCGGGACGGACTTCGCCGTGGTGATGCTCGTGTTCGGCGGTCTCGGGACGGTGTTCGCCCTCGGCGACGTCCGGCGGTTCCGCTCGGAGCGCGAGCCGGGGGCGTGGCTCGGCGACCACGTCGTCCGGATGGGGGCGGGCTACATCGCGACCGTCAGCGCCGTCTCGGCCGTGAACTTCCTCTTCCTGCCGGCGGCCCTGCGGTGGCTCTGGCCCACGCTGCTCGGAACCCCGCTGCTGGTCGTCCTCCAGCGGCGGTACGAGCGGCGGTTCGGCCTCGGCTGA